In one Mucilaginibacter ginsenosidivorax genomic region, the following are encoded:
- the porN gene encoding type IX secretion system ring subunit PorN/GldN translates to MKKIIIVIETFLLIGFGRGMAFAQAIVADSTLTDTLPAYDNLIKSADLGKAKPFPYPKANAANIRLYAQVWRDIDLSDSGNSILTIPGKSLMEDIMKGIKAGKLTPYEKEDLKKKLSAKQGELRFADSVLIPIFDKDGNQTGSRMALNEFNPDKVRRFRIKEDVFFDRQRGRVDTRIVALAPMMHISTSTDLADNLAFTPAFWLYFPQLRYTLVQEDVSNPDKDIFDFTLDDVFMQHKFSAYLVKQASPGGVQSGQLEPGSTEAVLLEQKIADLKKHIWQNPRGVNAKNLAQTDSKKEDKL, encoded by the coding sequence ATGAAAAAGATAATAATAGTGATTGAAACCTTTCTGCTGATCGGTTTCGGCAGGGGTATGGCCTTTGCACAGGCAATAGTGGCCGATAGTACATTAACAGATACCCTGCCCGCATATGATAATTTAATCAAATCGGCCGATTTAGGAAAAGCAAAACCCTTCCCCTATCCAAAGGCTAATGCTGCCAACATCAGGCTATACGCGCAGGTTTGGCGGGATATCGACCTTTCCGATTCGGGCAACAGCATCCTTACCATTCCCGGTAAATCCCTTATGGAAGATATCATGAAAGGGATAAAAGCAGGCAAGCTTACGCCTTATGAAAAAGAGGATCTGAAAAAGAAACTCAGTGCCAAACAAGGGGAACTACGGTTTGCCGACTCGGTACTGATACCAATTTTTGATAAAGACGGTAACCAAACCGGCTCAAGGATGGCCCTTAACGAGTTCAACCCCGATAAAGTACGCCGGTTCCGGATTAAGGAAGATGTGTTTTTTGACAGGCAGCGCGGCCGGGTTGATACCCGCATTGTAGCACTGGCCCCCATGATGCACATCAGCACATCGACCGACCTGGCCGACAACCTGGCATTTACGCCTGCCTTCTGGTTGTATTTCCCACAGTTGCGGTATACACTGGTACAGGAGGATGTGAGCAATCCGGATAAGGACATTTTTGATTTTACGCTGGATGATGTGTTTATGCAGCACAAGTTTTCGGCCTACCTGGTAAAACAAGCATCGCCGGGTGGGGTACAAAGCGGGCAACTGGAGCCGGGCAGCACCGAAGCTGTATTGCTTGAACAAAAAATTGCCGACCTGAAAAAACACATCTGGCAAAACCCCAGGGGCGTAAACGCAAAAAATTTAGCACAAACAGATAGCAAAAAGGAGGACAAGCTATGA
- a CDS encoding glycosyl hydrolase, with amino-acid sequence MYKIVVSCFIAFLLGLNAPYAQVNKLKTGFVHPPNSAKPGVYWYFMDGNMSAKSITEDLEAMKKAGIGNLVFLEVNVGIPRGPVDFLSEEWQNMFAHAVSESKRLGIEITLGIGPGWTGSGGPWVPIGQSMQHLVSSTINVSGGSKQPIVLPVPPPKPPYFGEGAFSPELKKTWTDFYEDVAVLAYPTPAIALPKIKDIDEKALYYRAPYSSAPSVKQFLPSVTEYAAGPAGAIDKSKIIDLTGKLKPDGTLNWVAPEGNWTIMRLGRRNNGAITRPAPVPGLGFEADKMDTVALNAHLDNYVGKLLRKTGMPKPTDAGGLKKLHMDSWEMGSQNWTGHFREEFIKRRGYDPLPFYPVYAGNIVQSQEISERFLWDLRQTAQELVLENHAGQVKTYAHRNGMELSIEPYDMNPTADLELGALADVPMAEFWSKGLGFNSSFSVVEATSIGHVNGKSLIPAESFTSQDNEGWKQYPGAMKNQGDWAFAAGINRFTYHTFQNQFLPDSLRPGATMGPYGVHWDRNQTWWPMVGGYHDYISRCSYILQQGRTVADVLYLTPEGSPHVFRPPSSAMDGDVVLPDRKGYNFDGCSPGQLYTASVKNGMVVFPGGASYRLLVLPAVKTMTPVLLQKIKSLVNDGAVVVGMPPVKSPGLTGYPACDIQVSDMAKVIWGTLQEPSAQTSRSYGKGRLIWGGDIDKQINDLYPEYELTAKLLLSMDIEQDFTSNGQLRYTHRTTGDTDIYFVSNRTDQVVKTTASFRTVTGPPQMWDAITGKITSLPEYSVKGQLTSVSLKFAPYQSYFVVFAKGNITASAAHKNFGENAIVKTLSGAWLVSFDPKWGGPKNIKFDELTDWTLRPEEGIKYYSGTAVYHKEFDLPAQTQKAKKLYIDLGTVNNMARIKLNGKDLGVVWTAPWRIEINKAALKKHNKLEIQVINLWPNRLIGDETKPDDGIQNDAWPQWLVKGLPRTSGRFTFSSYKFYSKDSPLLKSGLLGPVTIQSEF; translated from the coding sequence ATGTATAAAATTGTTGTGAGCTGTTTTATAGCCTTTTTATTAGGTTTAAACGCGCCCTATGCACAGGTTAATAAACTTAAAACTGGGTTTGTTCACCCGCCCAACTCGGCCAAACCCGGTGTTTACTGGTACTTTATGGATGGCAATATGTCGGCGAAATCCATAACCGAGGATCTGGAAGCAATGAAAAAGGCAGGCATCGGCAACCTTGTGTTTTTAGAGGTGAATGTAGGCATCCCGCGTGGCCCGGTTGATTTTTTGAGCGAAGAATGGCAAAATATGTTTGCCCACGCGGTAAGCGAATCCAAACGCCTGGGCATTGAAATTACTTTGGGTATTGGCCCGGGCTGGACGGGCAGTGGCGGGCCCTGGGTGCCCATAGGGCAATCAATGCAGCATTTGGTAAGCAGTACCATAAACGTAAGCGGCGGTAGCAAACAACCAATTGTTTTGCCGGTGCCGCCACCTAAACCACCCTATTTTGGCGAAGGCGCGTTTAGCCCCGAATTAAAAAAAACCTGGACTGATTTTTATGAAGATGTTGCCGTGCTGGCCTATCCAACACCGGCAATTGCATTACCTAAAATAAAAGATATAGATGAGAAAGCGTTGTATTACCGTGCGCCATACTCATCGGCTCCCAGTGTTAAACAGTTTTTGCCGTCGGTAACCGAATATGCCGCCGGACCGGCTGGTGCTATAGATAAAAGCAAGATCATTGATTTAACGGGTAAACTTAAACCAGATGGCACACTGAATTGGGTTGCCCCCGAGGGTAACTGGACAATTATGCGCCTTGGCCGCCGTAATAACGGCGCTATAACCCGCCCCGCGCCGGTACCTGGTTTAGGTTTTGAGGCCGATAAAATGGATACAGTGGCTTTAAATGCCCACCTGGATAATTATGTAGGCAAGTTGCTGCGCAAAACCGGGATGCCGAAACCCACTGATGCAGGCGGCTTAAAAAAGCTGCACATGGATAGCTGGGAAATGGGCTCGCAAAACTGGACGGGCCATTTCCGCGAGGAATTTATAAAACGGAGAGGCTATGATCCCTTGCCATTTTATCCTGTTTATGCCGGCAACATTGTACAAAGCCAGGAAATAAGCGAACGTTTTTTATGGGATTTACGTCAAACCGCGCAGGAACTGGTATTGGAAAACCATGCCGGGCAGGTTAAAACCTATGCGCACCGCAATGGCATGGAACTATCTATCGAGCCATATGATATGAACCCAACTGCCGATTTGGAACTGGGTGCTTTGGCCGATGTACCTATGGCCGAATTTTGGAGTAAGGGGCTGGGCTTTAATTCGTCGTTCAGCGTGGTTGAAGCGACTTCTATCGGGCACGTGAACGGTAAATCATTAATCCCTGCCGAATCTTTTACATCGCAGGATAACGAGGGTTGGAAACAATACCCCGGCGCCATGAAAAACCAGGGCGACTGGGCTTTTGCTGCGGGTATCAATAGGTTTACGTATCATACATTCCAAAACCAGTTCCTGCCCGATTCGTTGCGCCCCGGTGCAACCATGGGGCCATATGGTGTACACTGGGACAGAAATCAAACCTGGTGGCCAATGGTAGGCGGTTATCATGATTATATATCACGGTGCTCCTATATTTTACAGCAAGGGCGTACGGTAGCCGATGTACTGTACTTAACGCCGGAAGGATCGCCTCATGTTTTCCGCCCGCCATCATCGGCCATGGACGGCGACGTGGTTTTACCCGATAGAAAAGGGTATAATTTTGATGGATGCTCGCCGGGGCAGTTGTATACAGCAAGCGTTAAAAATGGGATGGTGGTATTCCCGGGTGGGGCGAGTTATAGGCTATTGGTATTGCCCGCCGTTAAAACCATGACCCCGGTGTTGCTGCAAAAAATAAAATCGCTGGTAAATGATGGCGCGGTGGTAGTGGGCATGCCGCCAGTAAAATCACCGGGCTTAACGGGCTACCCAGCCTGCGATATCCAGGTGAGTGATATGGCCAAAGTAATCTGGGGAACTTTGCAGGAACCATCGGCACAAACAAGCCGGAGCTACGGCAAAGGCAGATTAATTTGGGGCGGCGATATTGATAAGCAGATCAATGACCTTTACCCCGAATACGAGCTAACCGCCAAACTGCTCCTGTCCATGGATATAGAGCAGGATTTTACATCCAATGGGCAGTTAAGATACACTCACCGCACCACCGGCGATACGGATATCTATTTTGTATCCAACCGCACAGACCAGGTAGTAAAGACAACCGCATCATTCAGGACGGTAACAGGTCCCCCGCAAATGTGGGATGCCATTACCGGCAAAATTACAAGCCTTCCCGAATACAGCGTAAAGGGCCAGCTAACATCTGTATCCTTAAAATTTGCGCCGTACCAAAGTTATTTTGTTGTATTTGCCAAAGGCAATATTACAGCATCTGCAGCCCATAAAAACTTTGGAGAAAATGCCATTGTTAAAACCTTAAGCGGTGCGTGGCTGGTGTCGTTTGATCCAAAATGGGGTGGTCCTAAAAATATTAAGTTTGACGAATTGACCGACTGGACATTAAGACCGGAAGAGGGCATTAAATACTATTCGGGAACAGCTGTTTATCACAAGGAATTTGATTTACCGGCCCAAACCCAAAAAGCAAAAAAACTTTATATAGACCTGGGCACCGTTAATAACATGGCCCGCATAAAACTAAACGGGAAAGATTTAGGCGTGGTTTGGACTGCCCCCTGGCGTATAGAGATTAATAAAGCAGCACTAAAAAAGCACAACAAACTGGAGATACAAGTAATAAACTTATGGCCAAACAGGCTTATTGGCGACGAAACAAAACCCGATGATGGCATTCAAAACGATGCCTGGCCCCAATGGCTGGTTAAAGGCCTGCCACGCACAAGCGGAAGGTTTACTTTTTCGAGTTATAAATTTTACAGTAAAGATTCGCCTTTGTTAAAATCCGGACTACTTGGCCCGGTGACCATCCAAAGTGAATTTTGA
- a CDS encoding GNAT family N-acetyltransferase, whose product MNNEKSATLNIGDIAIRTVLQPGDLGYIAYLHGDIYARECGYGLNFERYVLQGLADFASQYNAGKDRVWICEHRQQMIGVLVGVNRGDSIQLRYFIFRPEYRGLGLGKKLMDRFIKYMHESQINKSYLWTTNEQHAAISLYTRYGFRLTEEKVSNGFDKELTERRYDLELNNKY is encoded by the coding sequence ATGAATAACGAAAAAAGCGCAACGTTAAACATCGGCGATATTGCCATACGGACAGTATTACAACCCGGCGACCTGGGCTACATAGCGTACCTGCATGGGGATATTTATGCGCGGGAGTGCGGTTACGGACTTAACTTTGAGCGTTATGTATTACAAGGCCTGGCCGATTTTGCCAGTCAATACAACGCCGGGAAAGACAGGGTATGGATTTGCGAACACCGGCAGCAAATGATAGGTGTGCTGGTTGGTGTTAACCGCGGTGATAGTATACAACTACGCTATTTTATTTTCAGGCCCGAATACCGGGGGCTTGGCCTGGGCAAAAAACTGATGGACAGGTTTATAAAATATATGCATGAATCGCAGATAAACAAATCATACTTATGGACAACCAACGAGCAGCATGCCGCCATCTCGTTGTATACACGGTATGGCTTCCGGCTAACCGAAGAAAAGGTATCTAACGGGTTTGACAAAGAGCTTACCGAAAGGCGGTATGACCTGGAACTTAACAACAAATATTGA
- the porL gene encoding type IX secretion system motor protein PorL/GldL yields the protein MLKSKKINWLHVAISWGASIVILGAMFKINHWGGQLGTYMIGLGLSVEALLFFTLGFFPPAEEPEWEKVYPELAVDYAGEFPRHSHRPVHQTNGVTAALDGLLTHADLSPEKINNLGEGLKQFSDKMSRINAIADASLGTDEFAAKLKNASSKFDLLGTMFEKASAGFATIADSRDDAHAYQQQVLKLTHNLAHLNSLYESELSGADNNLRRINQFYQGLTGTLNSLHESAGETRVFKDEVNKLVQNISSLNVYYANMLSAMNQQRM from the coding sequence ATGTTAAAGAGCAAAAAAATCAACTGGCTGCATGTAGCCATTTCCTGGGGTGCCAGCATAGTTATCCTTGGTGCTATGTTTAAAATTAATCACTGGGGTGGCCAGCTTGGCACCTATATGATAGGGCTTGGTTTATCGGTAGAAGCCCTGCTGTTTTTTACCCTGGGCTTTTTCCCTCCGGCCGAAGAGCCGGAATGGGAAAAGGTGTATCCCGAACTGGCTGTTGATTATGCCGGCGAATTCCCAAGGCATAGCCACAGGCCTGTTCACCAAACCAATGGCGTTACCGCGGCCCTCGACGGCTTGCTTACCCATGCCGACCTGAGCCCCGAAAAGATTAACAACCTGGGCGAGGGACTGAAACAATTTTCGGATAAAATGAGCCGGATAAACGCTATAGCTGATGCTTCATTAGGGACAGACGAATTTGCGGCGAAGCTAAAAAACGCTTCGTCCAAGTTTGATCTGTTGGGCACTATGTTCGAAAAAGCATCGGCAGGTTTTGCCACCATTGCCGATAGCCGCGATGATGCCCATGCCTACCAGCAACAGGTTTTAAAGCTTACCCATAACCTGGCACATTTAAACTCATTATACGAAAGCGAACTAAGTGGCGCCGATAATAACCTCCGCCGCATTAACCAGTTTTACCAGGGCCTTACCGGCACCCTGAATAGCTTGCACGAGTCGGCCGGCGAAACCAGGGTATTTAAGGACGAGGTAAACAAGCTGGTGCAAAACATATCATCATTAAATGTTTACTACGCCAATATGCTTTCGGCTATGAATCAGCAACGGATGTAG
- a CDS encoding MarR family winged helix-turn-helix transcriptional regulator translates to METKSSPVQQIRAFSRFYTDIIGLLDKHLLQSDYSLAEARILYELHAAKSMQASQIISAMYIDKSYLSRLLKKLEKDKLVARKPSEHDARATVLSLTDKGMAEFEKLNQASDKQINQVIKDLPAARQLELVAHMQQIMNILR, encoded by the coding sequence ATGGAAACAAAGTCGTCGCCGGTTCAGCAAATTCGGGCATTTAGTCGTTTTTATACAGATATTATAGGCTTGCTGGATAAACACCTGCTGCAAAGTGATTACTCGCTGGCCGAGGCCCGTATCTTATATGAGCTTCACGCGGCTAAAAGTATGCAGGCCTCGCAAATAATCTCGGCCATGTATATAGACAAAAGCTATTTAAGCCGGCTATTGAAGAAATTGGAAAAGGATAAACTGGTAGCCCGGAAACCTTCAGAACATGATGCAAGGGCGACGGTGCTTTCGCTTACAGATAAAGGAATGGCCGAATTTGAAAAACTTAACCAGGCATCAGATAAGCAAATTAACCAGGTGATAAAAGATTTGCCTGCCGCCAGGCAGCTGGAACTGGTAGCGCATATGCAACAGATCATGAATATTTTAAGATAA
- the porM gene encoding type IX secretion system motor protein PorM/GldM, with translation MAAGKETTRQKMINIMYLVLLAMLALNVSETILDAFKTINDSLTASAANVGNSVQQLFSTFEQTRLKESPERAKPVYEKAKQAREATTDLDTYIRDIKAELTNQSNGYDLITGDLKQRDNLDIGFDVMINKKRATALKQKINDTRERLLTLLGPQDSKTVSFNLNADDPVKRGPNHRNWEELNFGEGVPLTATFTILSRIQADNKNAESEVVKKILGKMDQAVVNLDKFEAVAVAPTSYLIQGQPYTAQVFLTAYDSRSTPTVQVGGNPISVKDGRGVYNVNTSREGVFNWKGTISVKQTDGTIKTYTTPEQRYIVSRPSAVVSPDKMNVFYIGVDNPVSVSVPGIPSKNIRIGISGGTLSGSEGKYVARVTTPGTVTVSVSAEIAPGKVQVLSHTQFRAKRIPDPVAKFSGRSGGSVPTVALKAQNAIFAMLDNFDFDARFKITRFSLIIANPRETASVQVGSGNTLNDSMTASLNSIKPGSRVIFDNIIAVGPDGSPRQLAPVALTAN, from the coding sequence ATGGCTGCAGGAAAAGAAACCACCAGGCAAAAAATGATCAATATCATGTACCTGGTTTTATTGGCAATGCTGGCCCTGAATGTATCAGAAACCATATTAGACGCGTTTAAAACCATAAACGACAGCTTAACCGCATCGGCGGCAAATGTGGGCAATTCGGTACAGCAATTATTCAGCACTTTTGAGCAAACCCGGCTTAAGGAATCGCCCGAACGGGCCAAACCTGTATATGAAAAAGCAAAACAGGCAAGGGAAGCAACAACAGATCTGGATACTTACATCAGGGACATCAAGGCAGAACTTACAAATCAAAGCAACGGATACGACCTTATAACCGGCGATTTAAAACAGCGCGATAATCTTGATATCGGCTTTGATGTAATGATCAACAAAAAGCGGGCTACCGCGCTAAAGCAAAAAATTAATGATACCCGCGAAAGGTTGCTCACCTTGCTGGGGCCGCAGGATAGTAAAACGGTATCATTCAACCTTAATGCCGATGACCCGGTAAAACGTGGTCCCAACCACCGCAACTGGGAAGAACTGAACTTTGGCGAAGGTGTGCCCTTAACCGCTACGTTCACGATACTATCGCGCATCCAGGCGGATAACAAAAATGCCGAATCGGAAGTGGTGAAAAAGATACTGGGCAAAATGGACCAGGCCGTAGTGAACCTGGATAAATTTGAGGCTGTTGCCGTGGCGCCAACATCGTACCTGATACAAGGCCAGCCTTACACTGCGCAGGTTTTTTTAACTGCCTATGATTCACGCTCGACCCCAACCGTACAGGTTGGCGGCAACCCGATATCAGTTAAGGATGGCCGGGGTGTGTACAACGTAAATACCAGCCGCGAAGGGGTATTTAACTGGAAAGGCACCATCAGCGTAAAACAAACCGATGGTACCATAAAAACCTATACCACGCCCGAGCAGCGTTATATTGTTTCAAGGCCATCGGCAGTGGTATCGCCCGATAAGATGAATGTATTTTATATTGGGGTGGATAACCCGGTATCGGTTTCTGTGCCGGGTATCCCCTCAAAAAATATCAGGATAGGTATTTCGGGCGGCACGCTCAGCGGTTCCGAAGGGAAATATGTGGCCAGGGTGACTACTCCGGGTACAGTTACCGTTTCGGTATCGGCAGAAATTGCGCCGGGCAAAGTGCAGGTATTAAGCCATACCCAGTTCAGGGCCAAACGCATTCCAGATCCTGTTGCAAAGTTCTCGGGCCGGTCAGGCGGCAGCGTACCTACTGTAGCGCTAAAAGCTCAGAACGCTATTTTTGCCATGCTGGATAATTTTGATTTTGATGCCAGGTTCAAAATAACCCGGTTTAGCCTTATTATAGCCAATCCGCGCGAAACCGCATCCGTGCAGGTTGGATCGGGCAATACCCTGAATGATTCCATGACGGCATCCCTCAACAGCATTAAGCCAGGCTCAAGGGTAATTTTTGATAATATTATAGCGGTTGGGCCCGATGGTTCGCCAAGGCAACTGGCGCCGGTGGCACTCACGGCCAATTAA
- a CDS encoding carboxymuconolactone decarboxylase family protein produces the protein MAHIELNNDLPGIRGLMFYRPEIEAPLNALAEFLLRSDNSLTRGERELIGTYVSYLNDCFFCQNVHGAVAGHYLKCSIDDIDAIKADFTSADISPKMKALLTIAGSVQKGGKNVTIEQVDAARSEGATDKEIHDTVLIAASFCMFNRYVDGLGTWAPQDRSFYVNRAPQRAVEGYVGSILK, from the coding sequence ATGGCACATATTGAATTAAATAACGACTTGCCAGGCATAAGAGGCCTGATGTTTTATCGGCCTGAAATCGAGGCCCCGTTGAATGCCCTTGCCGAATTTTTGCTGCGCTCGGATAACTCGCTAACCCGTGGCGAGCGGGAACTGATAGGTACCTATGTATCGTACCTAAACGACTGCTTTTTTTGCCAGAACGTGCATGGCGCAGTTGCCGGCCACTATCTTAAATGCAGTATAGATGATATAGACGCCATCAAAGCCGATTTCACTTCAGCCGATATATCGCCGAAAATGAAAGCTTTATTAACTATTGCCGGCAGTGTTCAAAAAGGGGGCAAAAATGTAACCATTGAACAGGTAGATGCCGCCCGAAGCGAAGGCGCTACAGATAAAGAGATACACGATACGGTGCTGATAGCCGCATCATTTTGCATGTTTAACCGCTATGTAGATGGCCTGGGCACATGGGCACCGCAAGACAGATCGTTTTATGTTAACCGCGCTCCCCAACGGGCAGTTGAAGGATATGTGGGCAGTATTTTAAAATAA
- a CDS encoding carboxymuconolactone decarboxylase family protein, protein MAHINVPEGVPGIRSLVMFRPETGKPLYELAQILLRGESTLSPAERELIAAYVSYRNNCTFCYSSHAAAARWLYEDDALIVDEVLRDMQEAPVSDKLKALLNIAGKVQILGTEVKQVDIDAAKNLGATDRELHDTVLIAASFSMFNRYVDGLASLTPTDPEAYAEMGVRMAKGYTLPPNPSKQ, encoded by the coding sequence ATGGCACACATCAATGTACCCGAAGGCGTTCCGGGCATCCGCTCGCTGGTAATGTTCAGGCCCGAAACAGGTAAGCCTTTATACGAGCTGGCGCAGATACTGCTACGGGGCGAATCTACCTTATCACCCGCTGAGCGCGAACTGATAGCCGCATATGTATCGTACCGCAACAACTGTACTTTTTGCTACAGCAGCCATGCAGCCGCGGCAAGGTGGCTGTATGAAGACGATGCCCTTATTGTTGACGAGGTATTGCGGGATATGCAGGAAGCCCCGGTAAGCGATAAGCTGAAAGCGCTATTAAATATAGCCGGCAAAGTGCAAATCCTGGGTACCGAAGTTAAACAGGTCGATATTGACGCCGCCAAAAATCTTGGCGCTACCGACCGCGAATTGCACGATACGGTATTGATAGCAGCATCGTTCAGCATGTTTAACCGTTATGTAGACGGGCTGGCCAGCCTTACACCAACAGATCCGGAAGCTTATGCAGAAATGGGCGTACGTATGGCAAAGGGATATACTTTACCTCCAAATCCTTCAAAGCAATGA
- the porK gene encoding T9SS ring complex lipoprotein PorK/GldK, which yields MRSSIQITGLLLIVLSSCQSKLYNTPATRAVSVKRLIPPAGMVYIPSGTFQYKLQDDDDKAEKRNVSVSAFFIDKTEVTNKQYQAFVNWVADSVAITDYLHDDSFYLPSTGATVGKNRKEIRLIDWDKVRKISPLWKRAPADVKEKLAGMMTMLNGQRMPDPALMNYRFYYVRMDGEKNNQYVMDTVGVYPNEHVWSTDFPNAQMTVMDANYFSNKIYEYNPVVGVTWKQARAYADWRSTQLKVLIRNNPNLKNFKLSFGLPTEAQWQYAAEAKLDPADTVERTVKTTIDKATGKEKLSLNFKQGEGAYSSDGSTFTLPVTSYTPNAFGIYNMAGNVSEWTMDAFSPSASQLVNDLNPALLYDATDKDSPLLKRKVVRGGSWKDNGEMLNSDTRSFEDQGNAHSYIGFRCVMAAFELPGEQVKTRKYAKR from the coding sequence ATGAGATCGTCAATTCAAATTACAGGCTTGCTGCTAATAGTGCTCAGCTCCTGCCAGTCAAAATTATACAATACCCCGGCCACCCGTGCTGTTTCTGTAAAACGGCTCATCCCGCCGGCAGGCATGGTGTATATACCATCAGGCACTTTCCAATACAAACTTCAGGATGATGATGATAAAGCCGAAAAACGCAATGTAAGCGTAAGCGCCTTTTTTATCGATAAAACCGAAGTAACCAACAAGCAATACCAGGCTTTTGTAAACTGGGTTGCCGATTCGGTAGCCATTACCGATTACCTGCACGATGATTCCTTTTACCTGCCATCTACAGGGGCAACCGTTGGTAAAAACCGGAAGGAGATCAGGCTGATAGACTGGGATAAAGTGCGCAAGATTTCGCCACTGTGGAAACGCGCGCCGGCAGACGTAAAAGAAAAGCTGGCCGGGATGATGACCATGCTCAATGGCCAGCGTATGCCCGACCCGGCATTAATGAACTACCGGTTTTATTACGTGCGTATGGACGGCGAAAAAAACAACCAGTATGTAATGGATACGGTCGGCGTTTATCCTAACGAGCATGTATGGTCGACGGATTTTCCGAATGCGCAAATGACGGTGATGGATGCCAATTACTTCAGCAATAAAATTTACGAGTATAACCCTGTAGTCGGGGTAACCTGGAAACAGGCCCGTGCCTATGCCGACTGGCGCAGTACGCAGTTAAAGGTACTCATCAGGAACAATCCCAACCTTAAAAATTTTAAACTAAGTTTTGGTTTGCCTACCGAAGCGCAATGGCAATACGCCGCCGAAGCCAAGCTCGATCCGGCTGATACCGTAGAACGCACGGTAAAAACCACCATTGATAAAGCTACCGGTAAGGAAAAACTTTCACTCAACTTCAAACAGGGCGAGGGCGCTTACTCCAGCGATGGATCAACATTTACGCTGCCTGTTACCTCCTATACGCCCAACGCCTTTGGCATTTACAACATGGCCGGCAACGTATCCGAGTGGACTATGGACGCTTTTAGTCCTTCAGCTTCGCAACTGGTAAATGATTTAAACCCGGCATTGCTGTATGATGCTACCGATAAAGATTCGCCCCTGCTAAAACGAAAAGTAGTACGTGGCGGATCATGGAAAGATAACGGCGAAATGCTGAACAGTGATACCCGCAGTTTTGAAGACCAGGGCAACGCCCACTCCTACATAGGTTTTCGCTGCGTGATGGCCGCCTTTGAACTCCCCGGCGAGCAGGTAAAAACAAGAAAATACGCTAAACGATAA